The following are encoded together in the Carboxydothermus pertinax genome:
- the thiC gene encoding phosphomethylpyrimidine synthase ThiC, which yields MTQLLKAKEGVITREMEIVAREEGKSPEEIRQKVALGEVVIPANVNHQNLQPKGIGAGLKVKVNANLGTSENRCFYEDELKKLKVAIKAGADAVMDLSTGGNLDEIRRAIIKESSVPVGTVPLYQAAAETLNKYGDISRLDPELLFDVIERQAVDGVDFMTVHVGVTREILKVLDRFPRVTEVVSRGGSLTIAWMEKNGRENPLYEQFDRLLAICRKYDVTISLGDGLRPGSIADATDQLQIMELMKLGELVKYAQNQGVQVMVEGPGHVPINQIEMNVKLMKRLCANAPFYVLGPLVTDIAPGYDHITAAIGGAWAAYFGADFLCCVTPAEHLGLPTVEDVEEGVIALKIAAHAADLARGNREAWNWDYDMSVARKELNWERQFELAINPERARKMRIERGSQDIKSCSMCGELCAMKIMNERGGKNA from the coding sequence GTGGTAATACCAGCTAATGTTAATCACCAAAATTTACAGCCTAAAGGTATTGGGGCCGGACTAAAAGTAAAAGTTAATGCTAACCTTGGGACTTCGGAAAACCGCTGTTTTTATGAAGATGAACTAAAAAAATTAAAGGTGGCTATTAAAGCGGGAGCCGATGCAGTAATGGACTTAAGTACCGGCGGAAATCTTGATGAAATTAGAAGGGCGATTATAAAAGAAAGTTCGGTGCCGGTAGGGACCGTACCTTTATATCAGGCGGCAGCTGAAACGCTAAATAAATACGGTGATATAAGTCGTTTGGATCCGGAACTGCTGTTTGACGTTATCGAAAGACAAGCAGTTGACGGAGTTGACTTTATGACGGTGCATGTGGGGGTGACCCGGGAAATCCTTAAAGTTCTTGACCGGTTTCCCAGGGTAACGGAGGTGGTTAGTCGCGGTGGTTCTTTAACCATTGCCTGGATGGAAAAAAACGGAAGAGAAAATCCTTTGTATGAACAGTTCGATCGGCTTTTAGCTATTTGCCGGAAATACGACGTTACCATAAGCCTGGGGGACGGTTTAAGACCGGGAAGTATTGCGGATGCTACTGACCAGTTACAAATTATGGAATTAATGAAGCTCGGTGAACTGGTTAAGTATGCCCAAAATCAAGGCGTCCAGGTAATGGTGGAAGGCCCCGGGCATGTGCCCATCAATCAAATTGAAATGAATGTTAAACTTATGAAGCGGCTTTGCGCTAATGCTCCCTTTTATGTATTAGGGCCACTGGTTACCGACATTGCTCCGGGATACGACCATATTACTGCGGCGATTGGTGGCGCCTGGGCTGCGTACTTTGGGGCGGATTTCCTCTGTTGTGTTACTCCAGCGGAGCATTTAGGATTGCCCACGGTGGAAGATGTAGAAGAAGGGGTAATTGCCTTAAAAATTGCCGCTCATGCAGCCGATTTGGCCCGGGGGAACCGGGAAGCATGGAACTGGGATTATGACATGAGTGTAGCTCGAAAAGAGTTAAACTGGGAACGGCAGTTTGAACTGGCAATAAATCCCGAACGGGCCAGGAAAATGCGAATAGAGCGCGGCTCTCAAGACATAAAGAGCTGTTCCATGTGCGGGGAACTTTGTGCCATGAAAATTATGAATGAAAGGGGAGGAAAAAATGCTTGA
- the thiM gene encoding hydroxyethylthiazole kinase — translation MLETLWEIREKALGLSPLVVNLTNNVVTNFTANVLLAAGASPIMSEGIEEADDLVKIANAVVINIGTLHSRQVEYFKKAVYLANKYQKPLLLDPVGLGATNYRNDTVFELLATGNFTLIRGNYGEISFLAGNSSQVKGVDSQTSDFAAENLTEVAKRYKTVLVATGPVDYVIAEGELYLNSTGDIMLQKVTGTGCALTSLIGAFVGVTDEPALAALAALAFYGAASEKARKISAGPGSFLVNFVDSLYNLTKEEFLKLTTEKVQVLR, via the coding sequence ATGCTTGAAACGTTATGGGAAATCCGGGAGAAGGCCCTGGGCTTATCTCCTCTGGTGGTAAATTTAACCAATAATGTGGTGACTAATTTTACCGCAAACGTACTTTTAGCGGCCGGGGCTTCGCCGATCATGTCGGAGGGGATAGAAGAAGCTGACGATTTAGTCAAAATTGCTAATGCAGTAGTCATAAATATCGGAACCCTTCACTCCCGTCAGGTTGAGTATTTTAAGAAAGCAGTTTATTTAGCCAATAAATATCAAAAGCCTTTGCTGTTAGACCCGGTGGGTTTGGGAGCAACTAATTATCGTAATGATACGGTATTTGAACTGTTAGCTACCGGCAATTTTACTTTGATTCGGGGCAATTACGGAGAGATAAGTTTTTTGGCGGGAAACTCTTCTCAGGTAAAAGGGGTGGACAGTCAAACTTCCGATTTTGCAGCCGAAAATCTTACAGAAGTGGCTAAACGCTACAAAACTGTTCTGGTAGCAACTGGGCCGGTAGATTACGTTATTGCTGAAGGAGAATTGTATTTAAACAGTACCGGGGATATAATGCTTCAAAAAGTTACCGGAACCGGGTGTGCTCTAACCTCATTAATTGGTGCTTTTGTTGGGGTAACTGATGAACCGGCTCTTGCGGCCTTAGCGGCTTTAGCTTTTTACGGAGCGGCTTCCGAAAAAGCCCGGAAAATAAGTGCCGGTCCCGGGAGTTTTCTGGTAAATTTTGTAGATTCTCTTTATAATTTAACTAAAGAAGAGTTTTTGAAGTTAACTACGGAAAAAGTTCAAGTGTTACGGTGA
- the thiL gene encoding thiamine-phosphate kinase codes for MEVTKIGEEGIIAIAQKATEVSSGVILGIGDDAAVVEIKGKLLVTTDLLVENVHFKRNYTKPEILGKKALAVNLSDIAAMGGIPRFCLVSLALPKTTEVNFVEGFYQGLKSMAKEYGVTLIGGDTTGAGSEIMVAVTVLGEALEEGVLTRSGAKPGDGVYVSGYLGDSAAGLYLLLKEKLGLLPEEVEKYLISRHLEPEPRLELGQLLCREKFATSTNDLSDGLVKKLQEIARSSGVEITINREKIPLSFALLTFCQQFTLKPLDLALHGGEDYELLFTVPAEKEEELFKLDLPLFKIGMVTGYDERGRVKAEDGVVLQDRGFQHF; via the coding sequence ATGGAAGTTACAAAGATTGGGGAAGAAGGGATTATAGCTATTGCCCAGAAAGCTACTGAAGTATCTTCCGGGGTTATTTTGGGAATCGGGGATGATGCAGCGGTAGTTGAAATTAAGGGAAAGCTCCTTGTTACCACTGACTTATTGGTGGAAAACGTCCATTTTAAGCGAAATTACACGAAGCCGGAAATATTGGGGAAAAAGGCTTTAGCGGTAAATTTAAGCGACATTGCGGCAATGGGAGGTATACCTCGCTTTTGTCTGGTGAGCCTGGCTTTGCCCAAAACCACTGAAGTTAATTTTGTTGAAGGCTTTTACCAGGGATTAAAAAGTATGGCTAAAGAGTATGGGGTTACTTTAATTGGTGGCGATACTACCGGAGCTGGCAGCGAAATAATGGTGGCGGTCACGGTCCTGGGGGAAGCCTTAGAAGAAGGAGTTTTAACCCGAAGCGGAGCAAAACCCGGGGATGGGGTATATGTCTCCGGTTATCTCGGAGATAGCGCGGCAGGGCTTTATTTGCTTTTAAAGGAAAAATTGGGTTTATTGCCGGAAGAAGTGGAAAAATATCTGATTTCCCGGCACTTGGAACCCGAACCCAGATTGGAGTTAGGCCAGCTTCTCTGCCGTGAAAAATTTGCTACTTCTACCAATGATTTAAGTGACGGTCTTGTGAAAAAACTTCAGGAAATAGCGCGGTCTTCCGGGGTTGAAATTACGATTAACCGGGAGAAAATACCTTTGTCTTTTGCTCTTTTAACATTCTGCCAGCAATTTACCTTAAAACCTTTGGATTTGGCTTTACACGGCGGCGAAGATTATGAACTTTTGTTTACTGTGCCTGCCGAAAAGGAGGAAGAGCTTTTTAAACTGGACTTACCGCTGTTTAAAATTGGTATGGTTACGGGATATGATGAGCGGGGAAGGGTAAAAGCTGAAGATGGGGTAGTCTTGCAGGATAGGGGTTTCCAGCATTTTTAA
- a CDS encoding CapA family protein, which produces MRRVKIIFLTFLLAITLTKAFASAASPAKEIKLVFLGDVLAGGNLNYYYQRYGYDYPWQKVKKYFQGKLVFANLESCISLRGKPEKKKYTFRGRPEFLKAMKKAGVTAVSVANNHSADYGLISLYDTLGYLRQEGIYYSGAGRDVYITEIPWQGYKIGFLAFSRVIPSTAWVASPKKTGVWSIYEPNVSKVLKLIHENDAKYDLLVVSVHWGVERDLTPNPPEIKLAHKLVEAGADVVMGHHPHVVQRYEIYKGRPIFYSLGNFIFTSNSNKETAKTVIVEAVFTGRKLKSVDVRYGEMKRGQPVIK; this is translated from the coding sequence TTGCGCAGGGTAAAAATTATTTTTTTAACTTTTTTACTGGCAATTACCTTAACTAAAGCTTTTGCCAGTGCAGCTTCTCCGGCAAAGGAAATTAAACTTGTCTTTTTGGGGGATGTCTTAGCCGGCGGCAACTTAAATTATTACTACCAAAGATACGGCTATGATTATCCCTGGCAGAAGGTTAAAAAGTATTTTCAGGGTAAGCTTGTTTTTGCCAATTTAGAAAGCTGTATTTCTCTTCGGGGAAAGCCCGAAAAGAAAAAATACACTTTTCGGGGGCGACCGGAATTTTTAAAGGCTATGAAAAAGGCAGGAGTTACGGCGGTTTCGGTTGCTAATAACCACTCTGCGGATTATGGGCTAATAAGTCTTTATGATACCCTTGGCTACTTACGTCAAGAAGGGATTTACTACTCAGGAGCAGGAAGAGATGTTTATATCACGGAAATCCCCTGGCAGGGATATAAAATTGGTTTTCTTGCTTTTTCCCGGGTTATTCCTTCAACTGCCTGGGTGGCAAGCCCCAAAAAAACGGGAGTTTGGTCTATTTATGAGCCGAATGTAAGTAAAGTATTAAAATTAATTCATGAAAATGATGCTAAATACGATCTATTAGTGGTAAGCGTTCACTGGGGGGTGGAAAGGGATTTAACTCCAAATCCACCTGAAATAAAACTTGCCCATAAACTGGTTGAAGCGGGAGCCGATGTGGTGATGGGCCATCATCCGCATGTAGTGCAAAGGTATGAAATCTATAAAGGTAGACCAATCTTTTACAGCCTGGGTAACTTTATATTTACTTCCAATAGTAATAAAGAAACTGCAAAAACTGTTATTGTTGAAGCGGTATTTACGGGAAGGAAACTAAAAAGTGTGGATGTTAGGTATGGAGAAATGAAAAGAGGCCAGCCGGTCATTAAATAA
- a CDS encoding TrpB-like pyridoxal phosphate-dependent enzyme: MSKVSLPKYYYNLKADLPELPPPPLHPVTGKSISPADLEGLFPKSLIEQEISTERFIEIPEKVREAYAEYRPTPLKRAKKLEKFLNTPAKIYFKYEGTNASGSHKLNTALAQAYFNMLDGTEQLTTETGAGQWGSALAYAANFFGLKLTVYMVGISYDQKPYRRIFMETFGARVVKSPSPETAAGRKVLEADPNSPGSLGIAISEAVEVAMSDPKTKYALGSVLDHVLLHQTVIGQEVYEELSLLGEKPDVLIACVGGGSNFGGFTFPFVREKLKGEDIEIIAVEPKACPTLTEGEYKYDFGDVAGLTPKMPMYTLGYDFIPPGIHAGGLRYHGDSPLVSLLYKNKIISAKAYPQLKVFEAGVNFARTEGIIPAPESSHAIAAAIDEAIKCREEGVAKTIVFNLSGHGYFDLSAYEAYLAGKLKD; the protein is encoded by the coding sequence ATGAGCAAGGTAAGTTTACCCAAGTATTACTACAACCTTAAAGCTGATTTACCCGAACTTCCACCCCCGCCTCTTCATCCTGTTACCGGCAAGTCCATCTCGCCAGCGGATTTAGAAGGTCTTTTTCCTAAAAGTTTAATTGAACAGGAGATTTCTACCGAACGTTTCATTGAAATTCCCGAAAAAGTCCGGGAAGCTTACGCCGAGTACCGTCCAACCCCACTTAAAAGGGCTAAAAAGTTAGAAAAGTTTCTAAATACTCCCGCCAAAATTTACTTTAAATATGAAGGTACCAACGCTTCCGGCAGTCACAAGCTTAATACCGCTCTAGCCCAGGCTTATTTCAATATGCTGGATGGAACCGAACAGCTTACCACCGAAACCGGAGCCGGTCAGTGGGGTAGCGCTTTAGCTTATGCTGCCAATTTTTTCGGGCTGAAGTTAACCGTATATATGGTGGGTATAAGCTATGACCAAAAGCCGTACCGGAGGATTTTCATGGAAACTTTCGGTGCCCGGGTGGTAAAAAGCCCAAGCCCGGAAACTGCTGCCGGACGTAAGGTTTTAGAAGCTGACCCTAATTCTCCGGGAAGCCTTGGGATAGCGATCAGCGAAGCGGTAGAAGTAGCTATGAGTGACCCCAAGACCAAGTACGCTCTAGGAAGTGTTTTGGACCACGTCCTTTTACACCAGACGGTAATCGGGCAAGAGGTTTATGAGGAATTATCCCTTTTAGGAGAAAAGCCCGATGTCTTGATTGCCTGCGTGGGTGGTGGCAGTAACTTTGGTGGCTTTACCTTTCCTTTTGTGCGGGAAAAATTAAAAGGTGAAGATATTGAAATAATTGCTGTAGAGCCAAAGGCCTGCCCAACTCTTACCGAAGGGGAATATAAATACGACTTTGGCGATGTTGCCGGACTTACTCCTAAAATGCCGATGTATACTTTAGGCTACGATTTTATCCCACCGGGCATCCATGCGGGAGGACTTCGGTACCACGGCGATTCACCTTTGGTAAGCCTTCTTTACAAAAATAAAATTATTTCAGCTAAAGCTTATCCCCAGTTAAAGGTATTTGAAGCTGGAGTAAACTTTGCCCGTACCGAAGGCATCATCCCGGCACCGGAATCTTCCCACGCTATCGCCGCAGCTATTGATGAAGCAATTAAATGCCGGGAAGAAGGTGTTGCTAAAACTATTGTCTTTAATTTAAGCGGGCACGGCTATTTTGACTTGTCCGCGTATGAAGCCTATCTTGCTGGCAAACTGAAGGATTAA
- a CDS encoding nitroreductase family protein encodes MEKFMEVLNTRRSIRKFLDHPVEKEKILKILEAGMNAPSAGNEQPWHFVVVTDRQKMLAMKEKHPYAAMLSEAAAVIAVVADPKLLKYPGPGQELWVQDLSAATENILLAIHALGLGGVWLAVHPYEEREREIAKILEIPEGYRILNLIALGYPNQTPDTTTRFKEVRIHWEKW; translated from the coding sequence ATGGAAAAATTTATGGAAGTTTTAAACACCAGACGCAGCATTAGAAAATTTCTTGATCATCCGGTGGAAAAGGAGAAAATTTTAAAAATCCTGGAAGCCGGAATGAATGCGCCTTCGGCAGGTAACGAACAACCCTGGCATTTTGTGGTGGTAACCGACCGGCAAAAAATGCTGGCAATGAAAGAAAAACATCCTTATGCGGCAATGCTTTCCGAGGCAGCGGCGGTTATTGCCGTGGTTGCTGACCCTAAGCTTTTAAAATATCCCGGTCCTGGGCAGGAATTGTGGGTTCAGGACCTGTCTGCAGCAACGGAAAATATTCTCCTTGCTATACACGCTCTAGGGTTAGGCGGTGTTTGGCTGGCAGTACATCCTTATGAAGAGCGGGAGCGCGAAATAGCTAAAATTTTAGAAATTCCCGAAGGATACCGGATTTTAAACTTAATAGCTTTGGGTTATCCCAACCAAACACCCGATACGACTACGCGATTTAAAGAAGTAAGGATTCATTGGGAAAAATGGTAA